TGCTTCACCTAATCACTTGCCTGGTACATATATCTAGCTTTTCATTGTGTAAATCTCTCTCTATATATAATCATATATATATAGCAGCAAACAAAATATAAGAACACCCTGTTCTTTCCTCTGCCACTCATTAAGACCATAATACAAGACAAACAAGGAAAGGAACAGACCAATCATGCACAGAGGGGCCATGGTGGATGGTGACGAACAATTAGTACTGCAGCATGTCTGCTGTGGCCATGATGGGCAGGTTTGAGTAGAGCAAATTATTCCAAGGGTTCATCATGAAGCTGCTGTTATGATCGGCAGCGGTGGAGCCGGTCTGAAGCAGCTGGCCGGCCGGTTCGGTTTCGAACACCCCATTATTATTCGAGTTAATATTGTTGTTGCCGTTGATATAGTTGAGGATCTCGGTCAAGGAGTCCAGTCTCTGGCTGAGCTCCGCCATCTGGGCCTTGAGAACCGAATTCTCGGCCTCCACGTTCATGTAGTGCTGGGTGGTGATGTTTATGCTGGTCAGGATTTGACCGTTTTCCTTCCTCAGCTGGGCCACCTGAGCCGTCAGCTCATCCAAGTGCTGCTGCTTCCGCATCCTCGACCGCCGCGCAGATTCCCTGTTGGACTGCATTCTCTTCCGCTTTCGCTGATCAATCGCATGCTGAAGGTCCCCTTCCGATCCCGAGTTATGAAGCTGTGAACCAGAAGAGTTTCCGCTCGAAGTAGCCATTACAAAATGATAATATCAAACACAGATTTGAACTTTTATAGATTTAAACACAGACGCAGGACCCGATTATTGGAATAATAATTATAGGGTTTAATGATATATATATATATATTAGGCAGTATAATAGTAGTATTACGAAACTGTGTTGGGAGCTGATTTATGAAAACACGTAGAACCAGTAAAGGAAGACGACGGAGAAGGATTGAACTAGATGGGTCCTGCGCCTGAGGGAGGAATCTACCATAAACCCGGAACGGAGGATTTCACTGAGCACCGGAGACATGAATTTCAAACATCAAGCACAGAATAGTCAGCATCAAGTTTAATTTTCCAGGGTTTTTTCTTATCGAAATAACCTCAGATATTGATTGAATCTATGTAGGGTTGTACGTTGTTGCTAATAAACAACACAAAACCCAAGATTCAAGAACAAAAAACCCAGAAAACCCCAGTAAGAACAAAGCCAAGAAAACTCAGAGCTAGAACAAAACCCTAAACCAGCAGAGCTTCAGTGCTCAAAAGAAAGAAGGAGGAGGAGGGCTAGCTAAGATCTGAAAGCAAGAGAACGGGAAGGAGAAGAAGGAGAGGAAGAGGTTGATGATGGTGAGGAGGGGCCAATATATAGAAGGAAAAGGTAAATTAAACCCCCATATTAAAATGAAAATTAAGAAATAAAAGGTAAAAAAGTAAAGGGTTTTGCATTGGAATCTCCTCCAATAATCAAACGAGGGAGTTTGTTGAGGCTTGAGGGAAGGTTTGATTGGGCATGTGAGCAGAAATGTCCACAACCGTCCAATTCCAGCTGGTGAGCAGAAAATTAAACCATTTCACTTTTATTTTTCTATCGGCTGCTGGTTTTTTTTACCTCTCTTTCACCGCCATGCTTGTACCAGATTTAACCGTTTAGGGCACAGAGAGTACGTTCTGTTTATTTTGACTGACCGGTTTGTCCTTTTATATGATGGGCGAAGAAACAAGTGGCACCTGAGACCGTAGCAGAGGGAATCTCAGGGGGATGAAGGTGGTATAAATGGTGTCGAGCGAGGATAATAACGTCATCGAACATTTATTTTTTCTTAGATGTCACATTCAACTTTTGTTTGGAAAAAAAGAAAAAAACNNNNNNNNNNNNNNNNNNNNNNNNNNNNNNNNNNNNNNNNNNNNNNNNNNNNNNNNNNNNNNNNNNNNNNNNNNNNNNNNNNNNNNNNNNNNNNNNNNNNNNNNNNNNNNNNNNNNNNNNNNNNNNNNNNNNNNNNNNNNNTAATAGGGGGCTTAGACCTTGCTCTCAAAACCCAATCATTGAAGCTCTCACAAGCATTGTTAATGAGCATGTCACAGTCATAACCAGCTGGGAAAATGGTAAATCAGTCGAGAATTCAAAATATAGGGGTATACCAGTTTAAAAAAAAAGTGAGGGACAAAACTGATTTTAGGTGTAAACTACAGGGTGTCACAAGCATTTACTCCTTCTAAAAATATAGGTGATTCAACTTATTCATTTTCCAATTTTACGTCTGAGATTTTTCAATTTGATTTATGCGATATAAATGACAAGATTAAAATGATCATAGTAAATGTAATTTTAATTAGTTAGCGGAATCAAAATGATCGATACTGTGCGTTTCTAGAATTGTATACCATCAAAAAAATCATATCAATTAATCTTCATTATATTGTGATCAATGTTTTGTTCTACGTAAAACTATAGCCATCCAAAATGTCTAATAACACATCTTTTTTCTTTATCTCATCATAACACAACACCTTAATTAATTATAGAGGTTTTGAATAGAGACCATTTTCAATTCAATTCATTATCAAATATGTCGACCCTTCTCCTACTCTTTCGCATCTTTCCATTCATTCAATTGTCAAATTGTCTACGTTTGTCTTTCACAGTGCATGAAACACCTCTGTCTTCCACAATGCATGAGATTTTATGAGGAAAGAAAATCACTAGTTCGTATGTAAGATCGACTTACATATATATTGTCTTGAATTATATTAGACATCAATAATTGGACTAAACACTATTATGTAATCTAATCATTTTCAAAAATTAGATTTAACAGTCGATCGAGCTAGACATTGTGGGGTAAGTTAGACACATATTTTAGCTAGCTAGGCTTCCAAACTTGCGGAAACTTTCCAAACTTGCGGAAACTAGTCCCATCCGACCAGTTTTTTGGCAATTAGGCTTCCAAAACCAATTGTAATCGGTAGCATATTCCAAATACTTAATTTTCAGGCAGTCCTTTCAGTATATAATCATCGAGCTAGCTAGACTACTATATATAAAAGAGCATCTCCCTCTCTCTCTCTCNNNNNNNNNNNNNNNNNNNNNNNNNNNNNNNNNNNNNNNNTCTCCTCTCTCTCTCTCTCTCTCTCTCTCTCTCTCTCTCTCTCTCTCTCTTCCTCTATATGCAGGTAGATATCTTCACGTATAGTTCTACTTGGTGAAAATGAGGCCAATATAAGTCGTATATGGTAGTTTTTCTTGGTATGACTCTTATATTTATATAGTTTCGAATTCGTATGATTCTTTCAACGTAACCATATATTGGAGCCGCCCACTTCATTAGAAAAAAGTATAGTTTCTGGTTCATTACAGTTTCTTCAGTTGCCCCCAAAAATGACTCCATCCCAGATGCTTCTATTGCTTTGCCTTTTGTTTTAGAGTTCGTATATAGTATAGTATAGAACT
The window above is part of the Fragaria vesca subsp. vesca linkage group LG2, FraVesHawaii_1.0, whole genome shotgun sequence genome. Proteins encoded here:
- the LOC101314152 gene encoding ocs element-binding factor 1-like translates to MATSSGNSSGSQLHNSGSEGDLQHAIDQRKRKRMQSNRESARRSRMRKQQHLDELTAQVAQLRKENGQILTSINITTQHYMNVEAENSVLKAQMAELSQRLDSLTEILNYINGNNNINSNNNGVFETEPAGQLLQTGSTAADHNSSFMMNPWNNLLYSNLPIMATADMLQY